AATGTCCCTTTTCTTAACTAGCCAATCTATCACAGACTTTTGGGAAACAGCTAATGTCCTGGGTCTCTCTTCTTTATAATATACCTCAAAAAATAAATTTGCAATGAAGAAATAACATAAGACTTATACATGTTAGTAAAAATGACTTCTATTATCCAGGACAGCTTGGGACAAATATGCTTGAGTTTTGCTAGCTCAAAGCAAGATTCAGGAATGTCTAACTCATCAGGTGACTTTGAAACAAAGCTCCATCTTTTACTGTTCACAAAAATTCTTTGTTGACTTGCTGCAAGACTGAGCCAACTAACAAGAACGCTTCTGTTCTAAGAAGAAGAGATCTGGCCTGTCAGAATGGTAATATTCATGTAAACAGTGAAAAGAAATATTATGAGGAAAAAAAGGCAATGCACATAGAGTAGCTTTCACATTTCAGAAAGATGCTGGAGTTCAAATGTTGTTATTAATATAATCCTGGAACCTTAAACAAGAAATAAACTTCAAACCTTATTAGGATTTGGGGAATAACAGAGATGGAGAAAACAACATTAACTCTTTACTGACTGTTTGTCCAAATAGGGTATTCAAACCCACTAAATTTTATATTTATGATGTATTATGTAGAAAGTGAAACACTTAATTTAGTTTTGATTCTTCAATTATACTCAGTAATGAATGCATGCAAAAGCATGTCCCATACACAAAAAAACTAGTCCCATAACACTGAAGCTCATTGTCCAATGAGCTCCAAGCAGGCAATTACTATGCACATGTGGAATACCAGGTACTTTAAAAGAAGGAACTTATATTGTACTTTTTGCAATTGTAAGATCAGGCAATCATATTTAATTTTCAACTTGTAAGAAAAACATATTCTACTAAGATTTGTGAGTTCACAAATATAATATACTTAACTATAAATGAGTAAGATGCTCCAATAGTTGTATGTGAAACCATGAATACACTTCAATCTAGATGGGCATTCAGATTTTATAAAATGTTAGCTTTGAAAATATAGCTAGGTATTTTAATATGGGTTcttcttttcagaaaaaaagaaacccccaGACTAATGCGTACTGCTTACAGTCACTTGTCAAAAGCAGTAAGGTGACACCTTACCTTGTAACAATTCAAAAGAAAGAAATACTGACCATCTgactgttttatttaaaaaaaaaaaaaaagcacaagaaaaaaagGACTTTCAGTTTACAATTTTCATTCAAAACATGGCTATGACTTATTAAAAGGTATTTAAAATGTACATATTATGCTTCCCTTCAATTGTTTTACCTTTTACAATGGTGTTTCCTTTTTGTAATTGAAGCTTGGGTCATTGCTCTCAATCTGAAGTTTTAAGGCTTGCTTAAGGCTTAATTCTGTCTCTGCAGGAGGATAGCCTTCCAAAACTTCCTGATGTCCTCTGTCCTGTACTGTTCGTGGGACAGAAACTCTCCCAAGAAAAACCTGATTGCTCTGAAGATGATAATTTGGGTTTGTCATTATTCCATTTCTCTTCTTCTGTTCCCCACTCTGTTGGTGAATTAAGAATTGTTGCTGAGATCGACCAACTTCCTGCTGAGCTGGAGGGACTAAAATTTTGCACTGAGGCTCTGCTGGCATTGATTTAAGTGGCACACTAGTCCCAGATTTGGCAATAGGTCCTCGTTTATCAAACTGAGTCATTTCATATTCTAAAACTTTTGGTTGAGAGGAGCTGCTCTGCTTAATCTTTTTCCCAGCAGAGCCAGATTTGCTAGAATTTTCTGTCTTCCCTCCTTTGTTTGCTTTAGTTGATTTCAAACTGGGTTTTACTTGGCTCCATTCAAATTCACTACTTGGTGAATTATGGTTCTGACTTAATGAATGAGTAGTGGAAGAAGGAGAAACAATTGACTGCCTGCTTCTGCTACGTGGCAGTGAATGTTGCTGTATTTGTTCCGTAAATGACATACTATGGAAACTATCAATGGGCACTGTTTGTGCGGTTGCCGTAGATGAGGTGGTACGTAGAGAAGAGTTTTTGGAACTTTTCAGGGAATTATTTGATAAGGATGATTTCTGACGGTCAACTGTAGAATCTGGCGATTCTGAAGGAGAACTGAAAGCATGAGCAGGCCCATTAGACAAACCACGCATAGTAGGCTGCAAATCACCTCCACCAGTGCTCCCTGAACTATTTGATTTTATTGTTAATGACTGCATTTTTGATGAGACTGACTGCAAGGGCTTTTGTTCCATTGTGTGGACTGGAGATGGAGTGCAGCCATTTAGACTAGATGCACCATATTTTTCCAGTAATTTAATAATTTGAGAATGTCCATTTTTGGCTGCAACACGCATAGCAGTGCGTCCAAACTGGTCTGCATGATTTGGATCAGCACCATGTTCCAGTAAAATCTGCACAACATCAATGTGTCCTTCTTGGGCTGCAATGCAGAGTGCAGTAGCACCTTGATTACATGTATGGTCAACTAAGGCTCCATGCTCAATCAAAAGCTGAACTACCTTCACATGACCTTGCCATGCAGCAGATTGCAAAGCAGACCTCTTCTCATTATCTGCAGCATTTACATCTGCATGGTATGTTATCAGTAACTGCACCATCTCCAAATGGCCCTGCCAGCAGGAAACATGAAGTGCGGTCCTTCCCTCAGCATCACTTGCTTCTACATTGGCACCATTTTCTAAAAAATACTCAGCCATGGTAAGCTGATTTTCTAAAGCCAAGATATAGAGCGTTGGCCGACCATCAGCATCTTTGTAGTTCACATCTGCTCCATGGCTAAGAAGCAGTTCAACTATATCTCTGTGACCTTCTAGGGCAGCAACACGGAGAGCATTTCTCCCATCATAGCCTCTCTGATCAAGGTTAGATTTATTTTCCAGTAATATCTGTACACAATCATAGTGACCTTCTTGTGCAGCCAGTATGAAAGGTATACGCCCATCATTATCAATTTCATTTGTTCTAGCACCTTGTTCTATAAGTGCTTCGCATATTAGTCTGTGGCCTTCAAAAGCTGCCATGTGCAAAGGTGTCCATCCAGCATCATCTCTATGATTTTCATCTAGCCCTCTGTCCAGCAGAGTACGCACTACTTCAACATTACCTTGTGCAGAGGCTATACTAAGGACTGTTCGCCCTTCGCTATCAATGCTATCTACAGCTGCACCCCAAAATAAAAGAGTATTCACAACTGAAGCATGGCCCATGGAGGCTGCTGCAAGAAGGGGTGTACGACCATTGTTGTCAGTATGATCCACATCAGCTCCACCTTCTAAAAGTAAGTCAACAACATCTACATGTCCTTCATACGCAGCTACCAGCAATGGAGTCATACCATCTTTGTCACAATGATCAACTTCAGCACCACGGTCAATTAAAAGGCTAACTACTGAAGCATGTCCCTTACTAGCAGGTACACAAAGTGCAGCAACAGACAGAGCAGTCCTTCCATCCACGTCCTCATGATTTACTTCTGCACCATGGTCCAGCAGGTGCTCCACAATCTCTTTGTGGCCCATATATGCTGCTGCAATCAAAGCTGTTCGACCTTCATTATCAGCTTTGTTGACTTCAGCACcatgctgtagcaaattcagaaCTATATCTTCATGtcctccccaggctgctgctcgTAAGGCTGTTCGACTGTCAGCATCTGCACAGTCCACTTTTACTCCAGCATAAAGAAGTGCAGAAACCACTTCAGTGTGACCCCCCCAAGCTGCAGACCGTAATGCTGTCCAACCATCATGATCAGTGTGATTCACATTAGCCCCACATCCAATCAAACAATTAACAACCTTGGTATGTCCTTGTCGAGCAGCTAAAGTAAGTGCTGTTTGCCCGTGAGTATCTTCTAtttctaaatctgctctcctagAAACAAGTAAATTAACTACATCAAGATTGCCACTATACGCAGCATTTGCCAAGAGTGTTCTCCCATTTGAATCACACTGGTTAACTGATGCTCCATTATCTAACAGAGTCCTAATGGAATCTTCTCTTTCCAGAGCCTGCCGTACAATGCAAGATGTTCGGTCATCTTCACTGTTGACATGAGCACCAGCTTTTACTAGTAGCTGCAGTACTTCCTGTTCTTTAGGGATTAAAGTGGATAAAGAGTCTTTGACAGGTGTGCCATTCCATATCATCCACAAAGCCAACTCAGAAGTCTCTAACTGCAAATTTGAGTTAATTAGATGCAATGCAAATTCTTGGGCTTCTAACGGTGTCAAATCCTTGGCTCGACAGGTATAACTCATTGCTAGCATTCTATGTCCTTCTGCGGCATTACACAAGTATTTCTGAGTACAGTGCTTTACATCCAGCAGCCATTCTGCAAAACTGTAGTGAAACAAAATTTTTGTATTTCCTAGCCCATCAACAAGAACTTTTGATAGAACATCTAATTTGCGTTGAAAATCTTCCATAGTCAATGTCATGTTTTTGGTCCACACTGCATGATACAATTCTGTTGTGGTCAGTGGCCTACAAGCTGCAAGAATCACATTCAGAATAGGCTGGACCTTTGCAAATTGTTTTCTCACAAAAAGTCTTTGACAGAGCCAGAGATATAGGCCATTTAACGTTCCAGGAATGTCACGGATCTCTCTTAGCATAATAAAATTTTCTACAACTCCATCTAGAACACGTTCTAGATACAAAAAGCAACCACTACTTTTGATGTGAAGCTGGTTCAACATTTCTGCAGTTTCTTTAGTAAGATGCTGTCTCAGCGCTTCTTCTTGATCTAGACGATGGAGAATATATTGTTGCACATCTTTCACAATATATGCCTTTCGGAGATCATCCAGACTTATTTTTCGAAAACctattaaaaagacaaaaaaaaaagggataaagttcaataaatattttttcaggtTTAGCTTCAGAATGGTTTTGATCATTCGAGACTCTCAAAAAGGAAGACTTTTGGATAGGAAGTCTGGGGAGTATGAACAACAACAATGCATTTATCATACCACAGATGCTAAACCTAAAGAGGCTGAGAATTTTACTATGGTACTGTACCTCTAATACATATTGTATCATACTCTACGAACACAAAAAGTATACATAAAGAAACATTCTTAAATAGGATATTGAAGTCAGGTGTTTTCTGTCTTTAAGAAAATGTCAGGTACCTTAAAAGCACATGAATACATTATTACAACTATGAAATAATGACATGCAACCTTTAACAGCTACAACACTGTCTAATTCTGAAGTTTGAGCAatttagaaaaaggaaaagaaagaacacCAAGGCTAATATTGAAGAAGATGACAGGCAACACCGACtaggaagaaatattttttaaatcaccagGCCTGTAAAATTTATGCTCAAGAATCCTAGAAGATTTGATTGAGATGACATCTGGTACAGTGATATTAATTTTAATGAAGTTTAAAACATGATGCAAATTCTGAAAGACTAGAAGAGTGCTATTACTGTGCCAATATTCAAAGAATGGCAAACAGGATGAGGTAACTATAATTTAGTTTCATCAGTTCCATTCCAAATTACACAAGTGCTGATACAGGATACAACTGATAAAATAATAAGGCTAGCAATATAATAATTCCGATTAATATGATTTTATGCAAAATAGGCCTTATCAAATAAACCTGATTTAACTGTTTGATGAAATTACAGGTATGGTTAATGAAAGTAACTGTAAAGACATAGTGTGCTCAGGTTTCTGAAAAGCATTTCCTTTTGTACTATATACCACCCAATTAAAAATAAGCACTATGCAACATCAATAAAACACACAATGGATGGATTCAGAACTGGCTGACAGGTCTCAAAAAATAGTAGTCAGCGTGAAACTGTCATCAAATGTGAATGATTCTGGTTGGGTTCCACAAGGACAGGAATTAGGTTTCACTCTATTCAACATTTTCCTGATAAATATTACATCACTGACCAAATTTGCAGAGGACACAAAGACTGATGGAGTGGTAAGTATAATGTGGATAAGGCAGTCATCCAAagaaatctagaactcttggtaaCTTAAGTCCGTTGAAATGTGCGTTAACACAAACATAAATTAAGCAAGTAGGAGTAAGGAATACAGGccatgtctgtaaaatggggattcATACCCTAGAAAGCAGTGACTCAAAAAAGGAAGAGCAATTCAATTCCTCTttaatagggacctacctaagtcACAGCGAGATAAAAGGTTTTTCATGGACCACAGAGCCAACTTCATAAGCATTTTacggtggccctgcccctctgctgattggcagagggtgCCTTCACTCATTCTGCATCACTACTGCTTTTTCGGGGGTCAATTTTGTGGGAAATTGCAGCCAGTTCTGGATTTCCCAGCAACTGTGAACAACACTGTTTTATGCAGTTTCCACAAAATTCACAAaaccacaatttaggtaggttcCAAGTCATGAACTCCCAGTACAATTATGTGGCAAAAATGTGATACTCTGATGTATAAACAGGAAAACAATGAGTAAGTGCAGGGATGCGATTTCATATGATATTGTTCAGACCCATACTGATAATACACTAGAATTAAAGGCTGCattcagatatttaaaaaaaaccaacctggcGTTTTACTTTAAACCCACGCATGCCCAGGAGAGGCAGCACCTtcgttggacccagcttgcctgacatctgtatagatcaagtgctttagtggggcttttttggtgctctTATTTAATAACTGACTGAATCAgcttttagctaaaagcaccaaaagccctgttgaagcgcccaatctatacagatgctgcagagccaggctgaaaTAATGTGCTGTTGCTTCGGTTaagcccttttttttgtttgattttttaacgtctgcaagcagccctagTATACAGGTTAAAAAGGATGAtgaaaaataagaggaaaaaaagaaaacaaccactGAAATAATTTCAAGGCTAGAGAAACTGCATTACAGCATGACACTTGAAGAGCTTAATTTGCTTCGTGTACCAAAAAAATTGACAGGTGACTTGATAGCTACACAAATCACTTTATGGGGAGAAGTAGCAGGTACAAGATATTTTTAATGTACTAGACAAAGAGATAATAAGAACCAATGGCTAGAAGGTGAAGCAAAGTATTTTTCTTAACAAGGGtgattaaataataaaataaactatttAGGAAATGTGTGATTATCCTATCGATACTTTCAATCAAGATTAGATATGCCTCTTGGAGACACTAGCCAAACAAGTTATTAGGTTTGATGCAACGGTTGCCGAGTGAAATTTAGCAGCCTTTAAAACACAtaaggtcagactagatgatctaatgtcccttctggccttaagcTTTTTGAATCTGTAACAACTTTTGTGCTCAAGTCTTAGCAAGCCCGGGACTATTTAATAAAATCCAgtttaaaacagtaaaaaaaaaggaTCTAAATATTACCCAATGGAATAAAAATAGTTGTTTTTCCCCCTTATTTCCATGTAATACTGGTATCTGGTTTGTATGCTGTTTGCTCTTATGCAGATTTTTAATAAAGACCTAGATAAATATTTCAAGCCTTCCCCACAAGAATACCTAGAAACTTTGATCTGCTGGCTGATAGCTGCTTTTAGCAAATGTCAAACTTCTATACAAGTTTAAAGAAAATGTAGACAAATCTGAATGTTTAAATTGATGAATGGGATAAGGACAACTGCAATTAGCAGTGCTGccttctgaaaaataaaattttagtATACATTAACGATCAGAACAAAATACAGTGCAAATTTCAGAAAGAATACAGTTTTACTATTTCATGAAATAGCTTCTTGAAAACAATTCAGACAACTCTGGTATTAGAAAAGACTGTTCATATTAGAAGAAATTATGCTTAATGAAGGCATAATAATATGGACCATTCTAAAGGTAAATATAAATACAATCCATAAATGATAGGTTGATCATCTTATTTTCCTTAAAAGTCCTTAAAATATTGAAAGGAAACACTGGAAATTGCACAGAATATGCTTCTGCAAATGAACGTGAGACATGtatataaaaagaacaaaaaaaaatccctcccccccccccccccccttcttagATATGTGACCCATTATAATGGAACCAAGTTTCTCTCAGTTATCTTCCTGTTTATTCATGAAAGGAAGAATGGAAATTATTCTCTATACAAACATGCTAttcttaaaaacaaatgaaaaatattcttGCAAATTTCAGTAGCCTCCATGCTCCCAAGAGTGTAACAGGCAGGTAGAAAGGAGACATGTGATTTATAATTACATGCATTACCAAGGTCTCTTATTGAAAACATGGTTTCAACAGTGCTAAGTTTTACATTTGCTATAcatgcaccatttttttttttaataaaacatttcattGTTTGTGAGACACTATTCTGG
This genomic window from Alligator mississippiensis isolate rAllMis1 chromosome 2, rAllMis1, whole genome shotgun sequence contains:
- the ANKRD50 gene encoding ankyrin repeat domain-containing protein 50 isoform X2, with amino-acid sequence MLNQLHIKSSGCFLYLERVLDGVVENFIMLREIRDIPGTLNGLYLWLCQRLFVRKQFAKVQPILNVILAACRPLTTTELYHAVWTKNMTLTMEDFQRKLDVLSKVLVDGLGNTKILFHYSFAEWLLDVKHCTQKYLCNAAEGHRMLAMSYTCRAKDLTPLEAQEFALHLINSNLQLETSELALWMIWNGTPVKDSLSTLIPKEQEVLQLLVKAGAHVNSEDDRTSCIVRQALEREDSIRTLLDNGASVNQCDSNGRTLLANAAYSGNLDVVNLLVSRRADLEIEDTHGQTALTLAARQGHTKVVNCLIGCGANVNHTDHDGWTALRSAAWGGHTEVVSALLYAGVKVDCADADSRTALRAAAWGGHEDIVLNLLQHGAEVNKADNEGRTALIAAAYMGHKEIVEHLLDHGAEVNHEDVDGRTALSVAALCVPASKGHASVVSLLIDRGAEVDHCDKDGMTPLLVAAYEGHVDVVDLLLEGGADVDHTDNNGRTPLLAAASMGHASVVNTLLFWGAAVDSIDSEGRTVLSIASAQGNVEVVRTLLDRGLDENHRDDAGWTPLHMAAFEGHRLICEALIEQGARTNEIDNDGRIPFILAAQEGHYDCVQILLENKSNLDQRGYDGRNALRVAALEGHRDIVELLLSHGADVNYKDADGRPTLYILALENQLTMAEYFLENGANVEASDAEGRTALHVSCWQGHLEMVQLLITYHADVNAADNEKRSALQSAAWQGHVKVVQLLIEHGALVDHTCNQGATALCIAAQEGHIDVVQILLEHGADPNHADQFGRTAMRVAAKNGHSQIIKLLEKYGASSLNGCTPSPVHTMEQKPLQSVSSKMQSLTIKSNSSGSTGGGDLQPTMRGLSNGPAHAFSSPSESPDSTVDRQKSSLSNNSLKSSKNSSLRTTSSTATAQTVPIDSFHSMSFTEQIQQHSLPRSRSRQSIVSPSSTTHSLSQNHNSPSSEFEWSQVKPSLKSTKANKGGKTENSSKSGSAGKKIKQSSSSQPKVLEYEMTQFDKRGPIAKSGTSVPLKSMPAEPQCKILVPPAQQEVGRSQQQFLIHQQSGEQKKRNGIMTNPNYHLQSNQVFLGRVSVPRTVQDRGHQEVLEGYPPAETELSLKQALKLQIESNDPSFNYKKETPL
- the ANKRD50 gene encoding ankyrin repeat domain-containing protein 50 isoform X1 codes for the protein MAQTSLLQGKQFYCREWVFHKLQHCLQEKANCSNSAANKLSLVANSGNNVGVGSGKGVAWGVLLVGGPGSGKTALCTELLWPSSPASLQRGLHRQALAFHFCRAQDSDTLCVGGFIRGLVKQICRSGLIQGYEDKLRDPAIQSLLQPGECERNPAEAFKRCILLPLLGLKPPQQSLFLLVDSVDEGCNIAEGEQNSAGLSGTVAELLAGHYEFFPPWLLLLCSARKQSKAVTKMFTGFRKISLDDLRKAYIVKDVQQYILHRLDQEEALRQHLTKETAEMLNQLHIKSSGCFLYLERVLDGVVENFIMLREIRDIPGTLNGLYLWLCQRLFVRKQFAKVQPILNVILAACRPLTTTELYHAVWTKNMTLTMEDFQRKLDVLSKVLVDGLGNTKILFHYSFAEWLLDVKHCTQKYLCNAAEGHRMLAMSYTCRAKDLTPLEAQEFALHLINSNLQLETSELALWMIWNGTPVKDSLSTLIPKEQEVLQLLVKAGAHVNSEDDRTSCIVRQALEREDSIRTLLDNGASVNQCDSNGRTLLANAAYSGNLDVVNLLVSRRADLEIEDTHGQTALTLAARQGHTKVVNCLIGCGANVNHTDHDGWTALRSAAWGGHTEVVSALLYAGVKVDCADADSRTALRAAAWGGHEDIVLNLLQHGAEVNKADNEGRTALIAAAYMGHKEIVEHLLDHGAEVNHEDVDGRTALSVAALCVPASKGHASVVSLLIDRGAEVDHCDKDGMTPLLVAAYEGHVDVVDLLLEGGADVDHTDNNGRTPLLAAASMGHASVVNTLLFWGAAVDSIDSEGRTVLSIASAQGNVEVVRTLLDRGLDENHRDDAGWTPLHMAAFEGHRLICEALIEQGARTNEIDNDGRIPFILAAQEGHYDCVQILLENKSNLDQRGYDGRNALRVAALEGHRDIVELLLSHGADVNYKDADGRPTLYILALENQLTMAEYFLENGANVEASDAEGRTALHVSCWQGHLEMVQLLITYHADVNAADNEKRSALQSAAWQGHVKVVQLLIEHGALVDHTCNQGATALCIAAQEGHIDVVQILLEHGADPNHADQFGRTAMRVAAKNGHSQIIKLLEKYGASSLNGCTPSPVHTMEQKPLQSVSSKMQSLTIKSNSSGSTGGGDLQPTMRGLSNGPAHAFSSPSESPDSTVDRQKSSLSNNSLKSSKNSSLRTTSSTATAQTVPIDSFHSMSFTEQIQQHSLPRSRSRQSIVSPSSTTHSLSQNHNSPSSEFEWSQVKPSLKSTKANKGGKTENSSKSGSAGKKIKQSSSSQPKVLEYEMTQFDKRGPIAKSGTSVPLKSMPAEPQCKILVPPAQQEVGRSQQQFLIHQQSGEQKKRNGIMTNPNYHLQSNQVFLGRVSVPRTVQDRGHQEVLEGYPPAETELSLKQALKLQIESNDPSFNYKKETPL